One stretch of Eupeodes corollae chromosome 2, idEupCoro1.1, whole genome shotgun sequence DNA includes these proteins:
- the LOC129944629 gene encoding uncharacterized protein LOC129944629, whose product MMRLRKSAKMTKSTITIAMSSTPPPLLVIVLLASILLLHYPTHVMGQSNYASHANNVEYQGEGLPEEATLDGKVTKLDDLSPIIFLNRTKAALNCAAGSMQVGLKFNEPFFGIAYADFDRNSACQVLGKGELSYNLELPLKGCGTKQEPQRVFTNNIVVRFHPGLEMDGDEIITIVCRYPPPVPSIPPGLPAPILNELVTGAISEPPLKGIQILMIICGIMFLTLLLLGLAVSSYCLRRTPIPIVRRLPMSMGSGSEITKLSDSSLGNLSNFEVLKIPRAHAALAAVHSSSGSEGVLIPSDYPSESHSEIEEIDTRSLPFSSAGSFENRAFVQETSSIYSENYGHTQEFQTSNAVASTVPRLPIAAKESSPKFDVQVRVKKSPPPPPSPVTSDTESVATLRHERNNLSTIMETHEDRESVITMDSLPQDNAQSQFTYVPELHAAPKAELPPQPVFSVYTRTHHELNPRQETWSEDFTDGAAASETRSIISMDSEVNDMHSVGELVDTSHYFETHNQYLPEPPIVVKKPQISSHTVDDVFLRTITEKKTIEDIESHKRRITEYKPRPVPDPTWDVTIRNYPSERQQQQWENFSDISSASGMTLTPKMERSTLSIPPPQHIEETGKQLTSPQLVGNMKPIEIPPEDKAVPNWDVLIRVLEEPQENMPDVVDDASSIQSSVHPMAHHISYDDRAKWKEIITTESSLRTMLTEAVIREDFERIRQDTRYERIFEPQTWDVIVRILAPPADDSSDDRAAARRSKKKEAWDTRSRRSSLPTLYEYDSDGGSSVRTIRNDPIHPSSSSNSYQPSGRSRHNSRSSYRSDNIDFRSMSEMTVDFARPDHLDNMSDASSFYPNQYFGDEESYDRRSFNRSISHPSLARSASEFTEHWAAPDNSDMSSPETTPKSRRSQRMVTTFQSKGPAPPPPPRAGRTVTETQTQYVESHSSTFHTENEPRPRDW is encoded by the exons atgCGCCTGAGAAAATCTGCAAAAATGACAAAGTCAACGATAACGATAGCCATGTCATCGACGCCGCCACCGTTGTTGGTCATTGTCCTCTTAGCCAGCATCCTGTTGCTGCACTATCCCACTCATGTTATGGGTCAATCGAATTACGCTTCTCATGCCAACAACGTTGAATACCAAGGTGAAGGACTGCCAGAGGAAGCGACTCTCGATGGAAAG gTGACAAAGCTTGATGATCTAAGTCCAATTATTTTCCTGAATCGCACCAAAGCGGCTTTAAATTGTGCAGCTGGATCTATGCAG GTTGGGCTTAAATTTAATGAGCCCTTTTTCGGTATTGCTTATGCTGATTTTGACAGAAATAGTGCCTGTCAGGTTCTTGGTAAAGGAGAACTAAGCTATAATCTTGAACTGCCATTAAAAGGATGTGGAACCAAACAA gAACCTCAACGTGTTTTTACAAACAACATTGTTGTACGTTTTCACCCTGGCCTCGAAATGGACGGTGATGAAATAATAACCATTGTTTGCAGATATCCACCACCAGTTCCATCAATTCCACCAGGCCTCCCAGCACCAAT CTTGAATGAACTTGTAACCGGAGCAATCTCTGAACCTCCACTTAAGGGCATTCAAATTCTTATGATCATATGTGGAATCATGTTCCTTACCTTGTTGCTTCTTGGTCTAGCTGTGTCCTCTTACTGCCTTCGTCGAACACCTATTCCGATTGTCCGACGACTTCCGATGTCAATGGGAAGTGGTTCAGAGATCACGAAACTTAGTGACAGTAGTCTTGGCAATCTTTCAaactttgaagttttgaaaattccaCGAGCACATGCTGCACTTGCTGCTGTTCATAGCTCATCGGGAAGCGAGGGTGTACTTATTCCATCTGACTACCCAAGTGAATCACATTcggaaattgaagaaattgacaCAAG GTCTTTGCCATTCAGTTCAGCTGGAAGCTTTGAAAATCGTGCCTTTGTTCAAGAGACTTCAAGCATTTACAGTGAAAACTACGGACACACCCAAGAATTCCAGACGTCTAATGCTGTGGCAAGTACTGTGCCACGTCTACCAATTGCTGCCAAGGAATCTTCACCCAAATTCGATGTTCAAGTTAGAGTGAAGAaatcaccaccaccaccaccatcccCTGTGACTTCTGACACTGAGAGTGTTGCTACTTTGCGCCATGAACGCAATAACCTCTCTACCATTATGGAAACCCATGAAGACCGTGAGAGTGTCATAACAATGGACTCATTGCCACAAGATAACGCTCAAAGTCAATTCACTTATGTTCCTGAACTTCATGCTGCCCCCAAAGCTGAGCTGCCACCACAACCGGTCTTCTCAGTTTACACGCGAACTCATCACGAACTCAATCCACGCCAGGAAACTTGGTCCGAAGACTTCACTGATGGAGCAGCAGCTAGCGAAACAAGAAGTATTATCTCAATGGATTCAGAAGTTAATGATATGCATTCAGTTGGAGAATTGGTCGATACATCACATTACTTCGAGACTCACAACCAATACCTCCCCGAGCCACCAATTGTTGTCAAGAAACCCCAAATCTCATCGCACACCGTTGACGATGTCTTCCTGCGAACAATCACTGAGAAGAAGACCATCGAAGACATTGAAAGCCATAAACGCAGAATCACCGAATACAAACCCAGACCAGTACCAGATCCAACTTGGGATGTTACCATCCGCAACTACCCCAGTGAACGACAACAACAGCAATGGGAGAACTTCTCAGATATCTCAAGTGCTTCTGGAATGACCCTAACACCGAAGATGGAACGTTCGACTTTGAGTATTCCTCCACCACAGCATATTGAAGAAACCGGAAAACAATTGACATCACCTCAATTGGTTGGAAATATGAAACCAATTGAAATTCCACCCGAGGACAAGGCCGTCCCCAACTGGGATGTACTAATTCGAGTGCTGGAAGAACCACAGGAGAATATGCCCGACGTCGTTGATGATGCCAGTTCGATTCAGTCCAGTGTCCATCCCATGGCTCATCACATCAGCTACGATGACAGAGCTAAATGGAAGGAAATCATAACCACCGAATCTTCACTCCGAACCATGCTCACTGAAGCAGTCATAAGAGAGGACTTCGAACGTATCCGTCAAGACACTCGCTACGAGAGAATCTTCGAACCCCAGACTTGGGATGTTATTGTACGAATTCTAGCACCACCAGCCGATGATAGCAGCGATGACAGAGCAGCTGCTAGGCGTTCGAAGAAAAAGGAGGCATGGGACACCCGTTCACGTCGCAGTTCGTTGCCAACTCTTTACGAATACGACAGTGATGGTGGTTCGAGTGTGCGTACAATTCGAAATGATCCCATCCATCCATCGTCCTCATCGAATTCTTACCAACCTAGTGGTCGATCACGTCATAATTCTAGATCCTCATATCGTTCCGACAACATTGACTTCCGTTCCATGTCCGAGATGACAGTGGACTTTGCTCGACCTGACCACTTGGATAATATGTCCGATGCAAGTTCATTCTATCCCAACCAATATTTTGGCGATGAAGAGTCATACGATCGACGGTCGTTCAATCGTTCAATAAGCCATCCTAGTTTGGCACGTTCGGCTAGTGAATTCACCGAGCATTGGGCTGCTCCGGATAATTCGGATATGTCATCACCCGAAACAACTCCAAAATCGAGAAGATCTCAGCGAATGGTG ACCACATTCCAAAGTAAGGGTCCTGCACCACCTCCACCACCACGTGCTGGACGAACTGTTACTGAGACTCAAACCCAATATGTTGAGTCACACTCAAGCACATTCCATACAGAGAACGAACCACGTCCTCGAGATTGGTAG